A single genomic interval of Candidatus Thermoplasmatota archaeon harbors:
- a CDS encoding response regulator — protein MDGTTAGNAPRSGDGSQTILLVDDEVDILESLRELFVGSLKNVHVRTARSGPSGLEILRTERVDLIVTDYKMPGMNGLQFLQEAQKIAPGVPRVLVTAFPDLSIAIQAINEASIENFITKPFESKQMIEVVRAVLLDRKTQQLWNESFARAVARR, from the coding sequence ATGGACGGCACGACGGCGGGGAACGCTCCTCGGTCGGGCGACGGCAGCCAGACCATCCTGCTCGTGGACGACGAGGTGGACATCCTCGAGTCCCTGCGCGAACTCTTCGTGGGTTCCCTGAAGAACGTGCACGTGCGCACGGCCCGGTCGGGACCTTCGGGGCTCGAGATCCTGCGAACGGAGCGGGTGGACCTCATCGTCACCGACTACAAGATGCCCGGCATGAACGGTCTGCAGTTCCTCCAGGAGGCCCAGAAGATCGCGCCTGGCGTCCCGCGGGTCCTCGTCACGGCCTTCCCGGATCTTTCGATCGCCATCCAAGCAATCAACGAAGCCTCGATCGAGAACTTCATCACGAAGCCCTTCGAGTCCAAGCAGATGATCGAGGTCGTCCGCGCGGTCCTGCTGGATCGGAAAACGCAGCAGTTGTGGAACGAGTCCTTCGCGCGCGCCGTTGCGCGCCGATGA